The Thermodesulfobacteriota bacterium genome includes a window with the following:
- a CDS encoding SoxR reducing system RseC family protein: MATEEGHVIKTDKGIAWIRVSRSAACESCQSRNACHSLGGGEKDLTVAAVNPVGAREGDRVVIEFSTASLMKGTFLIYLFPILCLLAGAGLGVRLSPLLGWDESALSALSGLGAFVLAIILVVVLGNRLGKKDAYKPKIIRVFKPLPPA, encoded by the coding sequence ATGGCTACCGAAGAAGGACATGTCATAAAAACGGATAAGGGCATCGCCTGGATCCGGGTTTCCCGTTCCGCCGCCTGCGAAAGCTGCCAGTCCAGGAACGCCTGTCACAGCCTGGGAGGCGGTGAAAAAGACCTGACCGTGGCGGCCGTCAATCCGGTCGGCGCCAGGGAAGGAGACCGGGTGGTGATCGAGTTCAGCACCGCCTCCCTGATGAAAGGCACCTTCCTGATCTACCTCTTTCCCATCCTCTGCCTGCTGGCGGGCGCCGGCCTCGGCGTCCGCCTCTCGCCACTTCTCGGCTGGGATGAATCCGCCCTTTCCGCCCTTTCCGGCCTGGGCGCCTTTGTTCTGGCGATCATTCTGGTGGTCGTCCTCGGTAACCGCCTGGGGAAAAAAGACGCTTACAAGCCGAAAATCATCCGCGTCTTCAAACCGCTGCCGCCGGCATAA